From Schizosaccharomyces pombe strain 972h- genome assembly, chromosome: II, the proteins below share one genomic window:
- the apc10 gene encoding anaphase-promoting complex substrate recognition subunit Apc10 has protein sequence MAQIRQEALKKQKSETQKSTEGFVDIGNLAQWTCSSEKSGFPIRLVRDDNIDTYWQSDGSQPHTIHIKFVKRVSIKYVSMYLQYTLDESYTPSTLRISAGTGFQDLEIVTTVQVEEPTGWVHVPVGDFGRNGLLDVHLIQIKILANHQSGKDSHVRLIKIYAPEIEQPAIAVDEIPYTSLQFISRNQLR, from the exons ATGGCGCAAATTCGACAAGAAgcattgaaaaaacaaaagtctGAGACGCAAAAATCAACAGAAGGGTTCGTTGATATTGGAAATTTGGCTCAATGGACCTGCTCGAGCGAAAAATCCGGATTTCCTATACGCTTGGTGCGGGATGATAATATCGATACATATTGGCA GTCTGACGGCTCTCAACCTCATACCATCCatattaaatttgtaaagCGAGTATCGATTAAGTATGTGAGTATGTACCTTCAATACACCCTTGATGAATCTTATACTCCCAGTACTTTGCGAATATCAGCTGGGACAGGGTTTCAAGATTTGGAAATTGTTACAACAGTTCAAGTCGAGGAACCAACTGGTTGGGTACATGTGCCAGTTGGTGATTTTGGGCGAAATGGCTTGTTAGATGTGCATTTAATacaaatcaaaatactTGCGAACCATCAAAGTGGAAAGGATAGTCATGTTCgtttgataaaaatatatgcGCCAGAAAT AGAGCAGCCCGCGATAGCTGTGGATGAAATTCCCTACACAAGTTTACAATTCATAAGTAGAAACCAATTACGGTAA
- the leu1 gene encoding 3-isopropylmalate dehydrogenase Leu1, with the protein MCAKKIVVLPGDHIGPEIVASALEVLKVVEKKRPELKLEFEEHKIGGASIDAYGTPLTDETVKACLEADGVLLGAVGGPEWTNPNCRPEQGLLKLRKSMGVWANLRPCNFASKSLVKYSPLKPEIVEGVDFCVVRELTGGCYFGERTEDNGSGYAMDTWPYSLEEVSRIARLAAWLAETSNPPAPVTLLDKANVLATSRLWRKTVAKIFKEEYPHLTLKNQLIDSAAMLLVKSPRTLNGVVLTDNLFGDIISDEASVIPGSLGLLPSASLSGVVGKSEEKVHCLVEPIHGSAPDIAGKGIVNPVGTILSASLLLRYGLNAPKEAEAIEAAVRKVLDDTSIGGRGLYTRDLGGEASTADITKAVVEELEKIL; encoded by the coding sequence ATGTGTGCAAAGAAAATCGTCGTCTTACCAGGAGACCATATTGGCCCTGAAATTGTTGCTTCTGCCTTGGAGGTTTTGAAAGTCGTTGAGAAGAAGCGACCTGAGTTAAAACTCGAGTTTGAAGAACACAAGATTGGAGGTGCCTCTATTGATGCCTATGGAACCCCTTTGACTGACGAGACTGTGAAGGCTTGTTTGGAAGCTGACGGTGTTCTTTTGGGTGCCGTTGGTGGTCCTGAATGGACCAACCCCAATTGTCGTCCTGAGCAAGGTTTATTGAAGCTTCGTAAGAGTATGGGTGTTTGGGCCAACCTTCGACCTTGCAACTTTGCCAGCAAGTCTTTAGTCAAGTACAGCCCTTTGAAGCCTGAAATCGTTGAAGGTGTCGATTTTTGTGTTGTACGAGAACTTACTGGAGGTTGTTACTTTGGTGAGCGCACTGAGGACAACGGATCGGGTTATGCTATGGACACTTGGCCTTACAGTTTGGAAGAAGTTTCTCGTATTGCTCGTTTGGCTGCTTGGTTAGCTGAAACTTCCAACCCTCCTGCTCCCGTCACATTACTCGACAAAGCTAATGTTTTGGCAACTTCTCGTCTTTGGCGCAAGACTGTAGCTAAGATTTTTAAGGAGGAATATCCTCACCTTACCTTAAAAAACCAGCTCATTGACTCCGCAGCCATGCTTTTGGTCAAGAGCCCTCGTACACTTAACGGTGTTGTTTTGACTGACAACTTGTTTGGTGACATTATTTCAGATGAGGCTTCTGTCATTCCTGGTAGCTTGGGCCTTTTGCCTTCTGCCTCCCTTTCCGGTGTGGTAGGAAAATCAGAAGAAAAGGTTCATTGTTTGGTTGAGCCCATTCACGGTAGCGCTCCCGATATCGCTGGCAAGGGCATTGTTAATCCTGTTGGTACAATTTTATCTGCTTCCCTTCTCCTTCGTTATGGTTTGAATGCTCCTAAGGAGGCTGAAGCTATCGAAGCCGCCGTACGCAAGGTCTTGGATGATACTTCAATTGGTGGACGTGGTCTTTATACTCGCGATTTGGGAGGTGAGGCTTCTACCGCTGATATTACTAAGGCTGTTGTTGaagaacttgaaaaaattttgtaa
- the knh4 gene encoding protein knh4: protein MKLSFILSTLVAGALAYNEFSAPGPNAVLQEGGGVNTVSWSNLTSSTVTLTLYRGGNSALTPIETIASDIDNTGTYLWNIATYYEAADDYLLGLSFDGGETYSQYFTLQACSTCTISTSSLSYSGTISSTSIAPSMIGTRTSSSYFITSSSSTPSSSSSSSSSSPSSSSSKSSSSSKSSSSSSSSSKSSSSSSSSSKSSSSSSSSSKSSASPSSSKSSSKFSSSSFITSTTPASSSSSGAIVSNAKTASTDDSSSASSATSSVSSVVSSASSALSASASSASASVSSSASSDASPALKTGINALVAVGVVSAIALFL, encoded by the coding sequence ATGAAGTTGtctttcattttatctACTCTCGTCGCCGGCGCTTTGGCATACAATGAATTCTCTGCCCCTGGACCTAATGCCGTCCTTCAAGAGGGTGGTGGTGTAAACACTGTTTCTTGGAGCAATTTGACTTCTAGCACTGTCACTTTGACTTTGTACCGCGGTGGTAACTCTGCACTTACTCCTATTGAGACCATTGCTTCTGACATTGACAACACCGGTACTTATCTCTGGAACATTGCTACTTACTACGAGGCTGCTGATGATTACTTGCTTGGTCTTAGCTTTGACGGTGGTGAGACTTATTCTCAATACTTTACTTTGCAAGCTTGCTCTACTTGTACTATCTCCACTTCTAGCCTTAGCTACAGTGGTACCATTTCTTCTACCTCGATCGCTCCCTCTATGATTGGTACTCGTACTTCTTCCTCTTACTTTATCACTTCCTCCTCCTCTACTCCctcctcttcttcctcttcctctAGCTCCTCTCCCTCTAGCTCTTCTTCCAAGTCCAGCTCCAGCTCCAAGTCTAGCTCTTCCTCCAGCTCCAGCTCCAAGTCTAGCTCTTCTTCCAGCTCTAGCTCCAAGTCCAGCTCTTCTTCCAGCTCTAGCTCCAAGTCTAGTGCTTCTCCTAGCTCTTCCAAGTCTTCTTCCAAATTCTCTTCTTCTAGCTTTATTACCTCTACCACTCCAGCCAGTTCTTCTAGTAGCGGTGCTATTGTTTCTAACGCCAAGACTGCTAGCACTGACGACTCTAGCTCTGCCAGCTCTGCCACTTCCAGTGTATCCAGCGTTGTCAGCTCTGCTAGCTCCGCTCTCTCTGCATCTGCTTCATCGGCCTCTGCTTCTGTTTCTAGCTCCGCCTCTTCTGATGCTTCCCCTGCTTTGAAGACTGGCATCAATGCATTGGTTGCTGTTGGTGTTGTTTCTGCTATTGCCTTGTTTCTTTAA